The following coding sequences are from one Photobacterium angustum window:
- a CDS encoding type II secretion system protein, which yields MKKNGFTLIELVVVIVILGILAVVAAPKFMNLQNDARDASLRGLEGSLKSVFGTTYSKLAVAGLENEPYVATRNKGSYDGAGVYAADLKIPGCSSKPGHDCVFAYGYPLNDSGTLKNLIDNFNTDWRITNHAGENRITFKQFAEQAKNDEGHFIGYKMNRDNCYLTYTPASSTASGYKLTFTPCK from the coding sequence ATGAAAAAGAATGGTTTTACTTTAATAGAACTTGTCGTTGTTATTGTTATCCTTGGTATTTTAGCAGTGGTAGCTGCTCCTAAGTTTATGAACCTACAAAATGATGCCAGAGATGCTTCATTAAGAGGGCTTGAAGGCTCATTAAAATCCGTATTTGGAACAACATATTCTAAACTAGCCGTTGCAGGACTAGAAAATGAGCCTTATGTTGCAACACGAAACAAAGGTAGCTATGACGGTGCGGGGGTTTATGCAGCAGATCTAAAAATTCCCGGCTGTTCGAGTAAACCTGGTCATGACTGTGTATTTGCTTATGGCTATCCACTAAATGATAGCGGGACATTAAAGAACTTAATTGATAATTTTAATACTGACTGGCGTATTACCAATCATGCAGGAGAAAACAGAATCACCTTTAAACAATTTGCTGAACAAGCAAAGAATGATGAAGGTCACTTCATCGGTTATAAAATGAATCGTGATAACTGTTACCTAACCTATACTCCTGCATCATCAACAGCATCAGGTTATAAGCTAACGTTTACTCCTTGCAAATAG
- a CDS encoding alanine/glycine:cation symporter family protein → MNKILMTAAMLGASGSTFASSLDEKINEVVAPIVNPFVGMIFSSIPLPFTDVQAPWIVLWLVIAAVFFTAYMGFINIRGFKHAVKIVKGDYADPKDSGDVTPFQALSTALSGTVGLGNIAGVAVAVTIGGAGATFWMILAGLLGMSTKFVECSLAVKYRTYNPDGTVSGGPMYYLSQGLEKRGNAALGRTLAVLFSIFAIGGALGGGNMFQANQAYKQVVGVTGGDLSFFADKGWLFGLLLALLVAFVIIGGIKSIAKVTAKVVPFMAITYVGAALVILVMNYNLIDDAFAQIINGAFTGEGITGGVIGVLIQGFKRAAFSNEAGVGSAAIAHSAVKTQEPISEGYVSLLEPFIDTVVICTMTALVIIITGQLGSGLAGVELTSAAFGSSISWFPLVLAVAVVLFAFSTMISWSYYGLKAWTYLFGESKKAEMAFKLMFCTFVVIGASMNLGPVIDFSDAMIFSMALVNIVGLYIMAPEVKRDLKDYLLRLKNGEIKEQGKDAAKLAKQ, encoded by the coding sequence ATGAATAAAATTTTAATGACAGCTGCCATGCTTGGCGCATCAGGTAGCACCTTTGCTAGCTCTCTCGATGAGAAGATTAATGAAGTTGTTGCCCCTATTGTTAACCCTTTTGTTGGAATGATTTTCTCCTCTATTCCTCTTCCTTTTACTGATGTTCAAGCGCCGTGGATTGTACTTTGGCTTGTAATAGCTGCTGTATTTTTTACCGCTTACATGGGTTTTATTAATATTCGTGGTTTTAAACATGCCGTTAAAATTGTTAAAGGGGACTATGCCGATCCTAAAGACAGTGGTGATGTCACGCCATTTCAGGCTTTATCGACAGCGCTTTCTGGTACTGTTGGTCTAGGTAATATCGCAGGTGTTGCTGTTGCTGTGACAATTGGTGGCGCAGGTGCAACGTTTTGGATGATCCTTGCTGGCTTACTGGGCATGTCGACTAAATTTGTTGAGTGTTCACTTGCAGTTAAATACCGTACTTATAATCCAGATGGCACTGTCTCTGGTGGTCCTATGTACTACCTAAGCCAAGGTTTAGAAAAACGTGGTAATGCAGCATTAGGTCGTACGCTTGCGGTTCTCTTTTCAATCTTTGCGATTGGTGGCGCGTTAGGCGGCGGTAACATGTTCCAAGCCAACCAAGCGTATAAGCAAGTTGTTGGTGTAACGGGTGGCGACTTATCTTTCTTTGCTGATAAAGGTTGGTTGTTTGGTTTGCTCCTAGCGCTATTGGTGGCTTTCGTTATCATTGGTGGTATTAAGTCGATTGCAAAAGTAACAGCGAAAGTTGTTCCATTCATGGCGATTACTTATGTTGGTGCAGCGTTAGTTATCCTCGTGATGAACTACAATCTGATTGATGATGCATTTGCTCAAATTATTAATGGTGCATTTACTGGTGAAGGTATTACTGGTGGTGTGATTGGTGTGCTAATCCAAGGCTTTAAACGTGCGGCGTTCTCGAATGAAGCGGGTGTGGGTTCGGCGGCGATTGCTCACTCAGCAGTAAAAACCCAAGAGCCAATTTCAGAAGGTTATGTATCACTGTTAGAACCGTTTATCGATACGGTTGTGATTTGTACCATGACTGCACTGGTTATCATTATTACGGGTCAATTAGGTTCAGGCCTTGCAGGTGTAGAACTAACTTCAGCAGCATTTGGTAGCTCAATCTCTTGGTTCCCATTGGTACTTGCTGTCGCGGTTGTTCTATTTGCCTTCTCTACCATGATTTCTTGGTCTTACTACGGTCTAAAAGCGTGGACTTACCTATTCGGTGAGAGCAAAAAAGCAGAGATGGCGTTTAAACTGATGTTCTGTACTTTCGTTGTTATCGGTGCATCAATGAACTTGGGTCCTGTTATCGACTTCTCTGATGCAATGATCTTCTCAATGGCACTGGTCAACATTGTTGGTCTATACATCATGGCACCAGAAGTAAAACGTGATTTGAAAGATTACCTACTACGTTTGAAAAACGGTGAAATTAAAGAACAAGGTAAAGATGCAGCGAAACTTGCTAAGCAATAA
- the trpS gene encoding tryptophan--tRNA ligase yields the protein MTTSAQSTNVILTGDRATGPLHLGHYVGSLQQRIQLQHQYQQTILVADMQGLTDNGHNPQKVASNILNVVADYLAVGIDPNLTTICLQSSLPALAELTMYYSNLVSISRLERNPTVKNEIQSKAFGRSIPAGFLTYPISQAADITAFKANLIPVGDDQLPMLEQTNEIVRKINHIAGKEILVECQALLSNVARLPSTDGKNKMSKSMGNAITLGADSKQISQAVKSMYTDPNHLRVEDPGNIEGNVVFTYLDAFHPDQNYVTELKEHYQRGGLGDGTTKKVLESCLQDLITPIRQRREEYLNDKAYLVEVLKKGTEKANQETQLVLHDVKGAFGLNLF from the coding sequence ATGACAACATCAGCACAAAGCACTAACGTTATTCTTACTGGCGATCGCGCAACAGGTCCACTTCACCTTGGTCACTATGTGGGTTCCCTGCAACAACGTATTCAACTACAACATCAGTACCAACAAACCATTCTTGTCGCAGATATGCAGGGGCTTACTGATAATGGGCATAACCCACAGAAAGTTGCTTCTAATATTTTAAACGTGGTAGCCGATTACCTCGCAGTCGGTATCGATCCCAACTTAACCACGATTTGTTTGCAGTCATCACTACCCGCATTGGCTGAGCTGACCATGTACTATTCAAACTTGGTATCGATTTCTCGTCTTGAACGTAACCCAACCGTTAAAAATGAAATTCAATCTAAAGCATTTGGCCGCTCAATTCCTGCCGGATTTTTAACTTATCCCATTTCTCAAGCGGCTGATATTACGGCATTTAAGGCTAATTTGATCCCTGTGGGTGATGATCAATTACCCATGCTAGAACAAACCAATGAAATCGTAAGAAAAATTAACCATATAGCCGGAAAAGAGATCTTAGTGGAATGCCAAGCACTACTGAGTAATGTGGCACGCCTACCAAGTACTGACGGTAAAAACAAAATGTCTAAATCAATGGGAAATGCGATTACGTTAGGCGCAGACAGTAAACAAATAAGCCAAGCGGTGAAATCAATGTACACCGATCCTAACCATCTTCGCGTTGAAGATCCGGGTAACATTGAAGGTAATGTTGTCTTCACCTATCTTGATGCTTTTCATCCTGATCAAAACTATGTCACTGAACTAAAAGAGCATTACCAACGTGGTGGTTTAGGGGATGGTACAACAAAGAAAGTTTTAGAGTCGTGCTTACAAGACTTAATCACGCCTATTCGTCAACGCCGTGAAGAATACTTAAATGATAAAGCGTATTTAGTTGAAGTATTGAAAAAAGGCACCGAAAAAGCCAATCAGGAAACTCAGCTAGTATTACATGATGTGAAAGGCGCATTTGGGCTTAACCTTTTCTAA
- a CDS encoding VRR-NUC domain-containing protein, which produces MFILTRFSDKHSRPITQCSYMAAIELEQDYYLHNFKALLKTVEQYHASLLTTDEKHWLQSFQQLSADAQMLLIRLLSRKGILFRFNKLNYEEITNINLAKDALIHAQFISQEITALHQQQVISISDIFSLYTKPELQRLFPTLIDKTDKKAEILLKLESYDDSEYLLSVISEPLVMIQQQTLLAKFLLLFFGNSHQDLSQFVLSDLGLNKFENYQIDTSTQLFHTTEQVNQWLALTQLSDLYWRAHETKDYDTISSVVPLLPKAASWLPLENKRQKLINHIARDLERNYQYDIALALFRQTERTPSRERQARILMAQQQYQAAYDVVKNIQYDPKNEDEYGVSLRLEKKLAKSVNQIFTAPKTFAPKAIQLQLANPERQRVERCAARYFESQGWTVFYLENQFLNSLFGLAMWDIIFAPIKGSFINPYQLAPLDMFSSDFYLKRKDLINERLQAIEQGHFDGWQTHFETKQGISNYWVHWENFSQQALTLALSHIPPTQLAMMFRRLLKDLRHHRSGMPDLIMFNDTGYQWVEVKGPGDKLQDHQLRWLAFFDQHGIPAQVAYITFSTPSED; this is translated from the coding sequence ATGTTTATACTGACTCGATTTTCAGATAAACATAGCCGTCCAATCACACAGTGCAGTTATATGGCAGCCATCGAACTCGAACAAGATTACTACCTTCACAACTTTAAAGCTTTGCTTAAAACCGTAGAGCAGTATCATGCTTCATTATTAACTACTGATGAAAAGCACTGGTTGCAATCTTTCCAACAGCTTTCAGCCGATGCGCAAATGTTACTGATCCGCTTACTATCACGTAAAGGGATCTTGTTTCGTTTTAACAAACTCAATTATGAAGAAATTACAAATATCAACTTAGCTAAAGATGCGCTTATTCATGCTCAGTTTATTAGCCAAGAAATCACCGCTCTTCACCAGCAACAAGTTATCAGCATCAGTGATATTTTCTCACTCTATACCAAACCAGAGCTACAGCGTTTATTCCCAACTCTTATTGATAAAACAGATAAGAAAGCTGAAATACTATTAAAGTTAGAGAGCTATGATGATAGTGAATACTTGCTTAGTGTCATTAGCGAGCCACTTGTTATGATTCAACAACAAACACTGCTCGCAAAGTTTCTATTACTGTTTTTTGGTAATAGCCATCAAGATCTTAGCCAATTTGTATTAAGTGATTTAGGGCTAAATAAATTTGAAAATTACCAGATTGATACCAGCACGCAATTGTTCCACACCACAGAACAAGTAAACCAATGGCTGGCCTTAACCCAATTGTCTGACTTATATTGGCGTGCCCATGAAACGAAAGACTACGATACTATTTCTTCCGTTGTACCATTATTGCCAAAAGCTGCTTCATGGTTGCCACTGGAGAATAAACGCCAAAAACTTATCAATCATATTGCACGAGATTTAGAGCGTAACTATCAATATGACATAGCACTTGCTCTCTTTCGTCAAACTGAACGTACGCCAAGCCGTGAACGACAAGCACGAATACTCATGGCACAGCAACAATACCAAGCAGCCTATGATGTAGTGAAAAATATTCAGTATGATCCGAAAAATGAAGATGAATACGGCGTAAGTCTTAGGTTAGAGAAAAAGCTCGCAAAGTCAGTGAATCAAATTTTTACTGCCCCAAAAACGTTTGCTCCAAAAGCTATACAACTGCAACTTGCTAATCCTGAACGCCAAAGGGTTGAACGCTGTGCTGCTCGCTATTTTGAGTCCCAAGGTTGGACGGTGTTCTATCTTGAGAACCAATTTCTCAACAGCCTTTTTGGATTAGCAATGTGGGATATTATCTTTGCCCCTATCAAAGGCAGTTTTATTAACCCTTACCAATTAGCGCCACTGGATATGTTCAGTTCAGACTTTTACCTCAAGCGAAAAGACTTAATTAATGAACGCCTACAAGCGATTGAACAAGGCCACTTTGATGGTTGGCAAACACACTTTGAGACAAAACAAGGGATCTCTAACTACTGGGTACATTGGGAGAACTTTAGTCAGCAAGCACTTACATTAGCGCTAAGCCATATACCACCAACTCAATTAGCGATGATGTTTCGTCGATTACTAAAAGACTTACGCCACCACCGCTCAGGAATGCCAGATCTGATCATGTTTAATGACACAGGTTATCAGTGGGTAGAAGTCAAAGGACCCGGTGATAAATTACAAGACCACCAGTTGCGTTGGCTCGCTTTTTTTGACCAACATGGAATTCCCGCACAAGTGGCTTATATTACATTTTCAACTCCTAGCGAAGACTAA
- a CDS encoding DUF2913 family protein: protein MNQSELLLDVSTHALLHLEFKKLDKRLSLAEKNNILVQYLKPIVKSHQYRLVKKTTKSWLQMGRKLNTDFEATLNQERERLQQMSSTDLYQFIALIQEIETELDTKAQYSLAHAIDLNARYGKVLVCVVDEDLTSSFDEDGLMTKATQILFIGDEKLKDQFSSIVDKSTGFQSVIAYEDENHLRIELFRL from the coding sequence ATGAACCAATCAGAACTATTATTAGACGTTAGTACTCACGCTTTACTACACCTAGAATTCAAAAAACTAGATAAACGACTAAGCCTTGCAGAAAAAAATAATATATTGGTTCAATATCTAAAACCAATCGTTAAATCTCATCAGTATCGACTAGTAAAGAAAACGACGAAAAGCTGGCTACAAATGGGTAGAAAGCTAAATACCGATTTCGAAGCAACATTAAATCAAGAACGCGAACGTTTGCAACAAATGAGCTCAACCGATCTCTACCAGTTTATTGCCCTTATTCAAGAGATCGAAACAGAGCTGGATACTAAAGCACAGTATTCACTGGCACACGCGATCGATCTTAATGCGCGTTATGGCAAAGTTTTGGTCTGTGTTGTCGATGAAGATCTAACATCAAGCTTTGATGAAGATGGTTTAATGACCAAAGCAACACAAATACTCTTTATTGGCGACGAAAAGTTGAAAGATCAATTTTCTTCAATTGTTGATAAGAGCACAGGCTTCCAATCTGTCATTGCTTATGAAGATGAAAACCATTTACGTATTGAGCTATTTCGTCTTTAA
- a CDS encoding DUF2799 domain-containing protein — MMIKNLTTTLLLCSTLSACSVMNQQECQTANWQALGYMDGSQGASSTQFNERSSACSEYNVRADFKQYQLGYNKGLTTYCTESHGFYVGSHGKSYQGVCPQNTAQAFIKGYNHGQQLYTAQENVSRAERELSYEQHEIDNQKEKLNDLKNSLIYDQLTPRERREKLDEIDEINNRPNDLRRKQHELNKLKQELEKVRAQMNKYY; from the coding sequence ATGATGATAAAGAATTTAACAACAACACTCCTACTGTGCTCAACATTGAGCGCATGTTCTGTCATGAATCAGCAAGAGTGCCAAACAGCTAACTGGCAAGCACTTGGTTACATGGATGGCTCTCAAGGTGCCTCTTCTACCCAATTTAACGAACGTAGTTCCGCATGTTCAGAATACAATGTGCGTGCTGATTTTAAGCAATACCAACTTGGCTATAATAAAGGGCTAACAACGTACTGTACTGAAAGCCATGGCTTTTATGTTGGATCTCATGGCAAGTCTTACCAAGGTGTCTGTCCACAAAATACCGCCCAAGCCTTTATAAAAGGCTATAACCATGGTCAGCAACTTTATACAGCGCAAGAAAATGTTTCTCGTGCAGAACGAGAATTGAGCTATGAGCAACATGAAATTGATAATCAAAAAGAGAAATTAAACGATTTAAAAAACAGTTTAATTTACGACCAACTCACACCACGTGAGCGCCGTGAAAAGCTTGATGAGATTGATGAAATCAATAATAGACCCAACGATCTTAGAAGAAAGCAGCATGAACTTAACAAGTTAAAACAAGAACTTGAAAAAGTAAGAGCACAAATGAATAAATACTATTAA